The following coding sequences lie in one Musa acuminata AAA Group cultivar baxijiao chromosome BXJ1-8, Cavendish_Baxijiao_AAA, whole genome shotgun sequence genomic window:
- the LOC135587648 gene encoding E3 ubiquitin-protein ligase IPI1-like, with the protein MNDSKAMDLEKTEFSSDGKGAAAAPACSICLELVLDQGRRSTAKLQCGHEFHLDCIGSAFNAKGAMQCPNCRKVEKGRWLYANGNRSSADFDIDGWVTEDIYDLGYSELPFGFQLLPFRGFTQLASLFEEAESMPSSYHEFMSNSMFRDHSNSSSSSHICPYLALHGFPNAMRAAPLSSADSIPENGLFHQHPSSLGGQSSSDMMNSHSFPSTEPQSHNWQQQHSPSFPLSGNVDQSASQYGVRMARNDTSNQHRLGSFVHPHHLIHGSVARNGSNLVGSLGPPVTGEIRGHNGGLGSHMYHPSLYSSSLRSSPFAPIRRMRPRGLTLVSSIAAPSSAEVGGFYGFSVSGSVNRNHQEGESIGRHVDRFYGWGREGISPLPWIPIEGESHWWSPFNPNQNPQSGNYTQRATAERSTPNCPENGYQHRPPPRLPPYM; encoded by the exons ATGAACGATTCCAAGGCGATGGATCTGGAGAAGACGGAGTTCTCGTCTGACGGAAAGGGAGCAGCGGCGGCCCCCGCCTGCTCGATTTGCCTCGAGCTGGTACTGGATCAGGGGAGGAGATCCACCGCTAAGCTCCAATGCGGGCATGAGTTCCATCTAG ATTGTATTGGATCTGCATTTAATGCAAAAGGAGCAATGCAATGTCCAAATTGTCGCAAAGTTGAGAAAGGCCGGTGGCTTTATGCAAATGGCAACCGTTCGTCTGCTGATTTTGATATTGATGGATGGGTGACTGAGGACATATACGATCTTGGTTACTCCGAGCTG CCATTTGGATTTCAGTTGTTGCCTTTCCGTGGATTTACTCAACTGGCATCACTATTTGA GGAGGCTGAATCAATGCCGAGTTCGT ATCATGAGTTCATGAGTAATTCAATGTTCCGAGACCATTCAAATTCTTCAAGTAGCTCACATATCTGCCCATACTTGGCCCTACATGGCTTTCCTAATGCTATGCGTGCTGCACCATTGAGTTCTGCTGATTCCATTCCTGAAAACGGCCTATTTCATCAACATCCGAGTAGCTTAGGAGGACAGTCATCTTCTGATATGATGAACTCCCACAGTTTTCCTTCAACTGAACCACAAAGCCACAATTGGCAGCAGCAGCACTCTCCTTCCTTTCCTTTGTCAGGAAATGTGGATCAGTCTGCATCTCAATATGGTGTAAGGATGGCCAGAAATGATACCAGCAACCAGCATAGATTAGGCTCCTTTGTGCATCCCCATCATCTCATCCATGG GTCTGTTGCACGCAATGGAAGCAATTTAGTCGGGTCACTAGGCCCACCAGTTACAGGAGAGATTAGGGGTCACAATGGTGGTCTTGGCAGTCACATGTATCATCCATCCTTGTATTCCTCATCACTCCGGAGCTCCCCTTTTGCTCCCATCAGGAGGATGAGACCAAGGGGATTAACTCTTGTTTCCTCCATTGCAGCTCCTTCCTCAGCTGAAGTAGGGGGTTTCTATGGCTTCTCAGTCTCGGGATCTGTAAACAGAAACCACCAAGAAGGTGAGAGCATAGGCAGACATGTCGATCGATTTTATGGATGGGGTAGAGAGGGCATCAGCCCACTCCCATGGATTCCTATTGAGGGTGAATCACATTGGTGGAGCCCTTTCAACCCAAACCAGAACCCTCAGTCAGGAAACTATACTCAAAGAGCTACAGCGGAGAGGTCTACACCAAACTGTCCAGAAAATGGATACCAGCACAGGCCTCCTCCAAGGTTGCCGCCATACATGTGA